The Psychrobacillus sp. FSL K6-4046 DNA window CGGAAGAGCAATTCGTACCTCCAGCCGATTATATAAGTGGTATTAAGAAAGCATTTTTCGGTGAGCTAAAAGCAATGGAAAAGTACAGAGTCATACGGGAAGGCCTTCCCTATCGCGAGTATAGAGACATTGTCTTTGAGATATTAACAGACGAAATGAAGCACGCCCAATTGTATAATTATATTTTAACGGAGAATTTTGCGATGAATGCCCCTGAGAAGACAGCAACTGAAAACACTGCATCTACTACCACAAGCAATGCTCCTGAGCCAGTTGCCTTTCCAGATCAATGGATTCAATATACGGAGTACCTTGTAAATGAAGGTCTAAATGATGTGGAAAGAGGCATTAATACGAAGCACATCCTACAAGAATTTATACTTATGGGGGTTCTAGTCGGTAAAGGCTATACCCCTGAGCAAGCATACGAAACAGTAGAGAACTGGGAGTTATCAGGGGAATCACAAATACTTCAGCAAAGTAAAAATAGTCAATAAGCCATCGCTGCGTGCAACACGCAGCCTTTTTTTATGCCCATTTTTTTACTTTCTCATGTTACTCTAAAATAAATATTTTATTTTTGAGAAAAATCAAAATCGTAGACGTTATGTAGAGTGTAAAAGCTTTTACAACTACCAAAAGGAGCTATTGTAGATGAAATCAACTGAATCTAATTTTATCCACAGGCTGCAATCTGGAAAAGAAGATGCACTCGAATATATTGTGGATAATTACTTACCGCTAATAAAGGGCGTTACCTACAAGGTTCTCTCCCCTTTAAATAATGGTGGAATGATGGATGAATGTATTAATGATATTTTTTTATCCATTTGGGATCACTCCAAGGATTTTAATGGGAATACAACTGATTTTAAAAAATGGATCTGTGTGATTGCTAAATTTAAGGCAATTGATTACTACCGAAAAGCAACTCGTAATATGGAGGTTTCCAGTGAGCAGATGGAGCTTCAGCCAACAGATTCTATAGAGAAAAATTTGATTCAATCGGAAAATCGAAATGAGCTAATGCAATTAATCCATAAATTAGATCCAATAGATCAACAAATCTTCATCATGCGTTTTTTTCTTGGCGAAAGCACAGAGACAATCGCTAAGAAGCTTGGAAAGACCAAAGCATCTATAGATAATCGTATATATCGAGGAAAGAAAAGGCTAAATGGACAGGTTACAAAATTTCTTCTAGGAGGTAGCTTTGTATGAAGGAACTTTACAAGCAATTTAATGAAATTGATATAGATCTAGATGAATTTGAAGAAATCGAAGTTAGTGAATTTGAGAGAGCGAAGGTAAAAAAAGAATTAAAAAATAAAATCTCTCCTAAACAAAAGAAAGGAAAAAAGATTTTAGCTGCCGCTTCTCTTGCTGCAGGACTCAGTATCTCTGCTTTAGTAGGACTTTCCTTCACAGCCTACGCGGACAATATTCCAGTAATTAGTAATATTTATAAATTCTTTTATGATTACAGAGATAAAAATGGAGAATTTTATGGAGACTACGCTGAAAATGCTACTATGATTAACTTAACAGCAACAAGTAATGGGATAAACGTAACTGTTGATGATGCCATTTACGATGGTGAATCTATGATTGTGGCGTATACAATCAAGGCCAATAGAGATCTTGGGAACCCCTTGGTAATTAGAGGGATACCTCACCTTCAAGGCTCTCCTAAAACTGGAAGTCATGAGGCAAGTAAAGTATCAGAGAGTGAGAATAAGTATGTAGGTATTATCACTATGAAAATGGAGGAAGAAGAAACCTCTTTACCAATAGAATGGAATATAGATTATTTGCGCCCAGGAAGAACCACTGATAACGAGCCCATAGAGGGTAATTGGAAATTTAACTTTACTTTAAACAAAGCAGACATTGATATTTATAAATTAGATAAAAAGCTTAGTCAAAATGACCTTACAGTACATCTTCAAAAGCTAACGATATCTCCAAATTCGTTTCATCTTCTATTTGAACAAATTGACACTAATAAATTATATGAAAAGTGGGATAGCGCTATCGTTGAATTATTAGTTAAGGATAATTTAGGAAATCGTTATTCGCTAGAAGAACAAAGTGGGAGTTATTCTGTTCATAAGCACTCGACTAAATGGGGCGCCATATATGAAAAAGTTGATCCTCAGGCTACTCAGCTTATTATAACTCCCGAGGTAGAATTACGTAATCATGAGCTTATTGAAGAAGATAAGGGATACAAAGGCAGTATAACCGCCGATCAAAAACAATTCCAAATGGAAGACATCATTATTGATTTAAAATAACTATACAAAAAACTGGTTGTGAGCAGAATCACGACCAGTCTTTTTTCTTTTACATCTGTTCCGGAGCTTCTATACCCAGTAAGTTCAACCCTTCCTTTAAAACTATCGCAACCGCATAACAAAGCGTCAGTTTGGATACCTTTGTGTCGTTATCAACGAGGATTTTTGTATGTGCATAATATTTATTAAAGTGCCGAGATAGCGTTAGGCAGTATTTTGCTATAAGAGACGGATCTACCTGTTCAAAGGATTTCTGAATAACCTGTGGAAAACGTTGAAGTGTCGTAATCGTTTGCCAAGTCTCTTTCTTTAACCCTTCCAGGCTTACATTGTTAGCATCAAAATTGCCCTTTTGAAGAAGGGAACATATTCTTGCATGTGTATACTGAACGTACGGGCCAGTTTCCCCTTCGAAGTTGAGCATTTGTTCTAGTGAAAATTCTACATCATTCATACGATGATTTTTTAAATCATGGAAGATGACTGCACCTACCCCAACCGATTTTGCGACCTCTTCTTTATTAGGAAGAGATGGATTTTTCTCTTCAATACCTCTTTTTGCCTCTTGAATCGCTTCTTCTAACACTCCTTTCAATAAAACTACTTTCCCTTTACGGGTCGACATCTTCTTGCCATCCTTTAGCATCATTCCAAAAGGGACATGCTGACATGCTTTTGCCCAACCATATCCCAACTTATCTAATACTTTGAACAACTGTTTAAAATGAAGTGATTGCTCGTTGCCCACTACATAAAATGACTTTGCAAAATCATATTCTTTTTTGCGATACAAGGCTGCCGATAAATCTCTCGTAGCATAAAGAGTTGCTCCATCCGTTTTCTGAATCAAGCATGGCGGCATATCCTCGAGCTCCACTACTAATGCACCGCTAGACTCGACTAGCAAACCTCTCTCTTCTAGATCCTTAACGACTATTGCCATTTTATCGTTATAAAAAGCCTCGCCATCCAGGGAATCAAATTGAATTCCTAACAATTCATAAATACCTTGAAATTCTTTAAGAGAGGCTTCCTTGAACCATTTCCAAAGTTCTCTAGCCTCCTCATCCCCCTGCTCCAAATGCTTGAAGGCAGCTCTCGCCTTATCATTCAGCGATTCGTCGCTTACTGCTTCCTCATGGAATTTCACATAGATTTTCAATAGCTCCTCTATTGGAGAGGCTTCTATTTTTTCTTTATCCCCCCATAGCTTATAAGCAACAATCAGCTTACCAAACTGGGTTCCCCAGTCTCCTAAATGGTTAATACGAATAGTCTTGTATCCGTTCTTTTCTGCTATATTGGCTAGTGCATTTCCTATTACCGTAGAACGTAGATGTCCCATAGAAAAGGGCTTAGCGATATTCGGTGAGGAGAAATCTATCGTAATTTTCTCGTTCTTCATTGGCAGCTGGCCGTAATGATTTGGATCTTTAAGTATTTCCTCTAATACTAGTTTAGCTACTGTTTGCTGATTATAAAAAAGGTTCACATATCCTCCTACTGACTCCGCCTTTATAATAAGTACTCCCTTGAGCTGCTTTGCCAATTCAGCGGCAATAAGCTGAGGAGATTTTTTATATATTTTTGCTAGCGTAAAACAAGGAAATGCTACATCTCCTAGTTCTACGTTCTTTGGCGTTTCTAAAAGCTTTTCTATTTCCTCTACTGTTAGTCCTTCTAGTTGGGCACCAATCAAAGCAGCAATTTGCTTTACTAATTCCATGTACAGTCATCCTCCCATTTAATTCTTCCATATAAAAAGCCCTCGCCTCTATGAAGAGACGAGAGCTGAAATTCCCGTGGTACCACTCTAGTTGTCACACGTTGTGACCGCTTTAACGTTAGTAACGAGGACTTCCCCGGTCTTTTCTACTCTTAGTTCAAAAAGCTTCTCCAAAGTGCGTTTCTCTGAAAAGTCCTGTATCAGGCTTTCACCACCCCTGACTCGCTAAACATTATCTCTTCAAATACTCTCTTTATCATCGAATTGTGTATGAATTTTCACTTATTTTAAAGGAACAAAATATGAAAGTCAATATGAGTCGCTATTTTTTTAAAGGTACGCCCTATTTTGTTTCGCCAAGCTGTAAATGAACCGAATCTAATAGCTTCTGATAACCAATTTCTTGGTAGATTTTATTGGAGGTCGGGTTTAGCATATCGGTATATAAAACACAGAAATCATATTCCTTTAAAAGCTCCTTACTGCAGGCTACAACCATCGTTCTAGCATATCCTTTGCGTCGTTTCTCTTTAGGAGTAAACACCATAGAAACAGTCACCCCATGCGCGGAAGGTCTCGCCTTCTTCATCATGGACACGATTTCCCCTTCATCCTCCCAAAGAAAAACCTCACGAGCATTTAACATAGTTTCCACTCTTTGAGCTATATCTTCTTTTGCGCTTCTCGGAAGTCCTGTATCTTCTTCAAATTTGCTAAGCCATGATTCGATTAGTGGAGCGTCTTTGTCATTAGCAAGCCTCCAAGAGCCAGGACTTGCTTCTAACGTATCGTCTACTTGATCTAATCGGTATAGCCCCTGGTCCATTAATAGAGAGTGTGGTTGACCGGTTTTTTCTTCCCATTTCTCTGCAAAATGCATAGCCCACTCTTTCACACTTATTATAGAATCAATATGTATACCTCGTTGTATGATTTCTTCTATACCTAAATCAGTGGATGCCTCTATTTTATTTGGATCCACAAAAATAATATTTAAAGGATGTGGTGGAGTCATTTGAAAAAGAGCAATTAACTCTCCATCTTCTTCAATAGTCGCCATTAGCGGATTTTCATATCCACCTACTCGTATTCTTTCTAGCACCCCTAGAAACAAGCTAAATTTGTCCTCATTTTCCTTTAAAAAAGGTATTGCCTTCTCGTAAAAATTCTCTGCACTTTCATAGATTTGAAATCTCATTTTTACATCCCCTTTGAAACGTTTTATGTTAATATAACGTAAAACGTTGCATGATGGGAGATATTTATGAAAATTATTTCTATTCGGGATATTCACATTGGAGAAGGACTTCCTAAGGTCATTGTTCCATTAATAGGAAAAGATAAAGATTTCCTTTTAAATGAGCTACCACTAGTTAAAGAAAGCGCTCCAGATATAGTGGAGTGGAGAGTAGATTTGTTACAAGGAGTGGAAAACCTAGAAGTGGTCAAGGATACCCTTTCCTATATACGCAATTTTTTGTATCCAATTCCTCTTCTATTTACCTTTAGAAGTCATAAGGAGGGCGGTTCTACTGTTATAGAGAGCACCTATTATAAGCAGCTTTTGCGTGAGGTCATCCAAACAAAAGAAATAGATTTAGTGGATATAGAGCTTTTTTCGGAGGATGTAGAGGAATTAGTAGCTTTAGCTAAGGATTTTCAAATTTCTGTTGTAATGTCAAGCCATGATTTTAAAGGAACACCTCCCAAAGAAGTCATAATAGAACGAATGACAACTATGCAAAAGCTAGGGGCAGATATCCCCAAAATAGCTGTGATGCCTAGTAGCCCCGCAGACGTTCTTACCCTTTTGGATGCTACCTACACAATGTATTCTACATATGCAGACCGTCCAA harbors:
- a CDS encoding DUF4179 domain-containing protein, whose translation is MKELYKQFNEIDIDLDEFEEIEVSEFERAKVKKELKNKISPKQKKGKKILAAASLAAGLSISALVGLSFTAYADNIPVISNIYKFFYDYRDKNGEFYGDYAENATMINLTATSNGINVTVDDAIYDGESMIVAYTIKANRDLGNPLVIRGIPHLQGSPKTGSHEASKVSESENKYVGIITMKMEEEETSLPIEWNIDYLRPGRTTDNEPIEGNWKFNFTLNKADIDIYKLDKKLSQNDLTVHLQKLTISPNSFHLLFEQIDTNKLYEKWDSAIVELLVKDNLGNRYSLEEQSGSYSVHKHSTKWGAIYEKVDPQATQLIITPEVELRNHELIEEDKGYKGSITADQKQFQMEDIIIDLK
- the aroD gene encoding type I 3-dehydroquinate dehydratase — protein: MKIISIRDIHIGEGLPKVIVPLIGKDKDFLLNELPLVKESAPDIVEWRVDLLQGVENLEVVKDTLSYIRNFLYPIPLLFTFRSHKEGGSTVIESTYYKQLLREVIQTKEIDLVDIELFSEDVEELVALAKDFQISVVMSSHDFKGTPPKEVIIERMTTMQKLGADIPKIAVMPSSPADVLTLLDATYTMYSTYADRPIITMSMAKAGIVSRMAGEIFGSAATFGSVLSASAPGQIKAAELKKVLKLLHNA
- the argS gene encoding arginine--tRNA ligase, with protein sequence MELVKQIAALIGAQLEGLTVEEIEKLLETPKNVELGDVAFPCFTLAKIYKKSPQLIAAELAKQLKGVLIIKAESVGGYVNLFYNQQTVAKLVLEEILKDPNHYGQLPMKNEKITIDFSSPNIAKPFSMGHLRSTVIGNALANIAEKNGYKTIRINHLGDWGTQFGKLIVAYKLWGDKEKIEASPIEELLKIYVKFHEEAVSDESLNDKARAAFKHLEQGDEEARELWKWFKEASLKEFQGIYELLGIQFDSLDGEAFYNDKMAIVVKDLEERGLLVESSGALVVELEDMPPCLIQKTDGATLYATRDLSAALYRKKEYDFAKSFYVVGNEQSLHFKQLFKVLDKLGYGWAKACQHVPFGMMLKDGKKMSTRKGKVVLLKGVLEEAIQEAKRGIEEKNPSLPNKEEVAKSVGVGAVIFHDLKNHRMNDVEFSLEQMLNFEGETGPYVQYTHARICSLLQKGNFDANNVSLEGLKKETWQTITTLQRFPQVIQKSFEQVDPSLIAKYCLTLSRHFNKYYAHTKILVDNDTKVSKLTLCYAVAIVLKEGLNLLGIEAPEQM
- a CDS encoding GNAT family N-acetyltransferase; the protein is MRFQIYESAENFYEKAIPFLKENEDKFSLFLGVLERIRVGGYENPLMATIEEDGELIALFQMTPPHPLNIIFVDPNKIEASTDLGIEEIIQRGIHIDSIISVKEWAMHFAEKWEEKTGQPHSLLMDQGLYRLDQVDDTLEASPGSWRLANDKDAPLIESWLSKFEEDTGLPRSAKEDIAQRVETMLNAREVFLWEDEGEIVSMMKKARPSAHGVTVSMVFTPKEKRRKGYARTMVVACSKELLKEYDFCVLYTDMLNPTSNKIYQEIGYQKLLDSVHLQLGETK
- a CDS encoding ferritin-like domain-containing protein, with amino-acid sequence MNKTENYNQQMYAQQAFQQSLALIAEAVQGEKEDQVFYDYLISLAPTQEQIEIITSIRNDEVKHNQWFKQMYKAVTGNEVVITTEEQFVPPADYISGIKKAFFGELKAMEKYRVIREGLPYREYRDIVFEILTDEMKHAQLYNYILTENFAMNAPEKTATENTASTTTSNAPEPVAFPDQWIQYTEYLVNEGLNDVERGINTKHILQEFILMGVLVGKGYTPEQAYETVENWELSGESQILQQSKNSQ
- a CDS encoding sigma-70 family RNA polymerase sigma factor; amino-acid sequence: MKSTESNFIHRLQSGKEDALEYIVDNYLPLIKGVTYKVLSPLNNGGMMDECINDIFLSIWDHSKDFNGNTTDFKKWICVIAKFKAIDYYRKATRNMEVSSEQMELQPTDSIEKNLIQSENRNELMQLIHKLDPIDQQIFIMRFFLGESTETIAKKLGKTKASIDNRIYRGKKRLNGQVTKFLLGGSFV